The DNA window CGCTGCGTTGTGCCTCCATCGTCTTAACGAATGCAGCGGAACGGCGTGAAAGGTTGGCGTGTTTCTTCGGGCCGGTGAGGTTGATGACCTTGCGATGGCCGTTGCGCAGAAGGCATTCTGCGGCCAGTCGTCCGCCCTTGTCGTTGTCCGCATTCACCGTGGAGAACGTGGTGTCGCGGCCAGGGCGATTCAGCAGCACAATGGGAACGCCCGCCGCGGCAATCTTCTGCTGATCTTCGCGTGAAAGCGAGGCCACAGAGTTCATGATGATGGCTTCCGCGCGCTTGTCCAGCAGCGAATTCACGGACTTCATCTGGCGTTCGGCGTTCAGGTCGCTATTGCACAGCATCACGTCGCGGCCGGATTCCAGCGCGGCATCTTCCACGCCGCGTGCCACTTCGGCAAAGTAGGAGTTACGAATATCGCTGACGATGAGGCCCACCATATCCGAGCGTCCGGTCACCAGGCCACGTGCAAAACGGTTTGGCTTATAGTGCAGTTGTTCCGCAATGCGCTGGACGCGCGCCTTCGTCTCCGGATGCACGCCATAGGCATCGTTCAGTGATCGCGATGCGGTTGCAATGGTGACTCCTGCGGCTTCTGCCACTGCCTGTAGAGTCACGCCGCCTGTTCCCGGGTTTGCGTTCTTCACCATCAATCACGTGTGCCGGGCGAAAACAGATTTCTCAAACCGGCGACTTCCTGTCTTTAGTTTTTGAGTCGGCGCAAAGTTCCCCGGAGGCGCCACGGACAAACAATACCCGAAGAAAGCTGTTTCGGAAAGGTTTCCGAAAAGCATACCTCAGGAATGTTTCCTCTTTTGCAACTCTGTGTGACGAAAGAAGTGGTGTTGCGATTTACCCGGCAATCCGTTCCCCGCGAAGTTTTCTCATCGTGTCTAAATAAAACGACAGGTTATGTACGGAAGCCAGCGTTGCGGCCAGCGGCTCGCCCGTGTGAAACAGGTGGCGAAGGTAAGCACGCGAATAGCGGCGGCAGACCGGGCAGTGGCACTCTGGATCTGCAGGGCCATGATCTTCACTGAATTTCTTGCCACGTATGTTTAGACGCCCCTCGCTGGTGAACAGCAGGGCGTGCCGCGCGGCGCGTGTGGGTAGCACGCAGTCCATCTGATCCACGCCCATCTGCGCGTATTCCACAATTTCATCCGGATAGCCCACGCCCATCACGTAACGCGGTTTGTCCTTTGGCAGCAGTTCCAGTGTGTGCGCAATGATTTCGCGTGTGACTTCGCGCGGCTCGCCCACGGCGAGACCGCCAATCGCGTAGCCGTCGAAGCCTTCGCCGTTCGCAGCGCGCATCTCCAGCAAACGGTTTGCACTTTCCGTGCGCAGGTCTTTGTACATGCCGCCCTGGACAATGCCGTACAGATTCTGGCGCTGGCCCAGTTCGGGGAACCACGGTACGTCCTGGCAGTGCGTATGGAAGTGATCCAGTGAGCGCTGTGCCCATGCGTGTGTCAGAGCCATGCTGTCGCGTGTGCGTTCGTAGGTGGCTGGATGTTCCGTACATTCATCGAATGCCATGATGATGTCCGCGCCCAGCGCGATCTGCACGTCGATGGAATGTTCCGGCGAGAAGAAATGTTTGGAACCATCCAGGTGTGAGCGGAACTCCACGCCCTCGGCGGTGATCTTGCGCAATGCGGCGAGTGAGAAGACCTGGAATCCGCCGCTGTCCGTCAGCATGGGCCGATTCCAGCTCATGAACTTGTGGACGCCGCCCGCGCGACGAATCAGTTCGTGACCAGGGCGCAGGTACAGGTGATAGGTGTTTGCCAGAATGATTTCGGCACCGCGGCCATCGTCACCCAGCGTTTCCAGTATGTCCTGCGGTACGGCCTTTACCGATGCGGCTGTGCCCACGGGCATGAAGACGGGGGTTTCCACGCTGCCGTGAGGCAGGTGCAGCGTGGCGCGGCGCATGGAGTTTTCCGTGCGGTGGATTTCAAAACGAAGAGACATCAACTCCGATTGTAAGAAACGATGGGCAACACCGCGCAGAGAGCAGTGCCGCCCATCTCAATCTCTGCGCCAGCTCGGAGGGTTAAGCGCAGAGAAACCTGTTGTTATCAGCGTGCGCCGCCGGAGACCTTGATGATCTGGCCGGTTACCCAGCGCGCATCGTCTGTAGCGAAGAAGGTGGTGGCTGTGGCGATGTCATCCGGCTGTCCCACGCGGCCCAGCGGCGTCTCTTCCACTGCTTTTGCTTCAAACGGGCTGCCGATGAAGCCTTTGCTGATGGCGCCTTCGGTCACCACCATGCCGGGGCTCACGCTGTTCACGCGAATCTTCTTCGGTCCCAGTTCCTTCGAGAGCGACAGCGTGATGGTGTCTACCGCGCCTTTGGTAGCGCTGTAAACAGAGCCGTGTGCCGGGGCCAGTGTAGCCACCACTGAGCTAATGTTGATCACCGATCCGCCCTCCGCAGGGAAGTGCGGCACCGCGGCCTGCGTGGTTAGCAGGAGGCCCAGTACGTTGGTATTGAACTGGCTGTGAAAGTGTTCCGGCGTGATGGCTTCCAGCGGAGCAAAGTCGAAGATACCGGCATTGTTTACCAGCACATCGATCTTGCCGTACGCCTTGACCGTTTCGTCGATCAGCTTACTGATCTCTTCCGGCTTGGCTACGTTCGCGCCTACGGCAATCGCCTTGCCGCCAGCCTTGGTGATGCGTTCCACCACAACGTCCGCGCCAGCCTTCGACGAAGCATAATTCACCACGACGGACGCACCATTTGCCGCCAGATCCTCTGCAATGGCCGCGCCAATCCCTTTGGATGCGCCGGTTACCAATGCAACTTTCCCGCTGAGCTTACCCATGATCCTTACATCCTCCCGAAGCATCTCGCTTCGACATTTCAATGACTATCGAAATGATTGCGCTGGGGCGGGAAAGGATTCAGGAAACATTTTGATGATCGTGAAAACGTACAAAACAGGGCGGGAGAACTCAGGCAAGTTCTTTCAGGTAGGAAAGGTAGTTCTTCCACACCTTGCGCCGTACTTCCGCGCGGACAAACTTGCCATCGCGATGTGTCTCAATCAGGCCGGCGGATTCCAGTTGGCGCATGTGATGGGATAGCGTTGCAGGATTCATCTCCAGGCATCCGCGCAGATCCATGCAGGTGGAGTTTTCCTTGTTCGCAATGCGGCGGAAGACAGAGAGGCGGGTGGGGTCGGCAAGCGCACGCGTAATGGCGATCATGCTGCGTTCTTCCGCATTGTCCTGTGCGGATGTTTCTTCCCGTTCTGTCTTGTCTTTCTTTCCCATGGCCATCGCCTGCGATTCAGGCAGTATACGCGTCCAGTTCCTGCAGAAGCTGGCGGACCGTCCGGAGCAGCACCGGGTGAATCATTTCTGGCGCGATGGATGCCAGCGGTTCCAGTACGAAACGGCGGCAATGCATCTCCGGATGGGGCAGGGTCAGCTCCGGTGTCTCCATGACCGTATTCGCATATAGCAGCAGGTCTAGGTCGAGTGTGCGGGGTCCTTTTTCAATGCCATGCGAACGGTCGCGACCGTGTTCTCGTTCGATTTGCAGCAGATTTTGCAGCAGAAGCACGGGCGCCAGTTCCGTGTCGATGAGTGCTGCGCCGTTCACAAACTCGGGCTGATCGGTGTAGCCCACAGGCTCCGTCTCAATCCACGGGGACACAGCTACGACGCGGCCGACAGAGGCTAAAGAACGAACGGCATCCGTCAGAGTAGCCTTGCGGTCACCCAGGTTCGATCCCAATGCGATGGCGGCGAGAGGCACGGCGAATCAGGCGTGGACCGGCGTGGCGAATGCGGCGTTCAGAGACGATTCCAGGGTGGGTTCTTCGTCGAATTCCGGAGCCAGCTCCCATGCGGAGCGATCCTTCAGCAGTGTGCTGACCAGCGCGGTGTGCATGGCGTGTCCTGCGCGTTCGGCCACCACGCGGCCCTGAATGCGGCGTCCTGCAAGGGCGAGATCGCCGATCAGGTCCAGCACTTTATGACGAACGAACTCGTCGGGGAAACGGAGTGGGCCATTCTGCACTTTTTTCTCGCCGATGATGATGGCGCAGGTGTCGTCCGCGCCGCGAATCAGGCCCATGTTGCGCAGCATAGGTTCGTCTTCACGGAAGCCGAAGGTGCGGGCCGGAGCAATCAGGTCGGCATAAGCACCGGTTTGCAGGTCGCCCAGAAAGCGGGATGTACCGATTGGTGCAGGGAAGTCGATGGAGTAGTCGATCTGATAGCCCTTGCCGGGATATACACCGATAAATTTCAGGCCATCCTTACTCTTTTCCGTGACTTCAACGGGTTTCAGAATGCGCAGATATTCGCGGCGGCGGCGCTGCTGCTGGATGCCTACACGCTCAAACGCCTCCACGTAGGGCAGGGCCGAACCATCCAGAATCGGGACTTCCAGGTTGTCGATTTCGACGATGACGTTGTCCACACCACAGCCGATGAATGCGCTAAGAAGATGCTCGGTGGTGGAAATCAGAACGCCCTGCCGCATGAGCGATGTCGCGTACGACACCTTGGCTACGTTGCGGCCATTGGCGGGAATTTCAAAATTGTCCAGATCGGTGCGGCGGAAGACGATGCCGGAACCGGGGGCCGCAGGTACCAGCCGCATGGTCACAGGTGCGCCAGAGTGCAGACCCACGCCGTTAAAGCAGACTGCCTCCTGCAACGTGCATTCCCTGTGTGGCGATTGACCCAAATCCAGCGCTCCTGATGCAACTTGGAGAATGCAGCGTTGGGGGGCGCTACAAAATCCGGCGAAGGACAGCGTACACCCATTTGGGACGGCGCAACTGTGTCTTAATAGACACAGTCACCCGGTACAAACTGGGCCTCGGACGTAGAATCGGGCCATGTCCTCTGACCTGCATCTGCTGCAAACCGCCCTGACCAAGACAAGCGACCGATGGCTCTCCCGTTTGCGCGCACTGGTGGAGTGCGAGTCGCCTACGGAAGATGCGGCGGCGGTGAACCGCGCCATGGACATGGCGATTGCCTGGGCGGAGGAGCTTGGCGGACGCGTGATGCGGCATCCGCAGACGGGCTATGGTGACGTTGTTGAGCTATGGTTCGGAGACCAGGCGAACGGACGTAAACCACTGATGTTATTAGGACATCTGGATACTGTTTGGCCCCTGGGCACGCTGGCTGGGATGCCCTGGCGGCAGGAGGCAGATGCACAGGGACGTATGCGGCTGTGGGGACCGGGTGTCCTGGACATGAAAGCCGGGGTCGTGATGGCGCTGGCCGCAGTGGAGGCTGTGCAGCAAAATGGTGGCCTTTCGCAGCCTGTCGTTCTGCTTCTGAACCCTGATGAAGAAACCGGCTCAGAGGTTTCGCGGCCCCATACGGAACGGATTGCGCGGGAGTGTGAGGCGGTTTTTGTGCTGGAACCAGCGCAGGGCTTACCCGGCACCACGGAGGATGCCGCGTACAAAACGGCGCGAAAGGGCGTCGGGCATTACCGGCTGGATGTGGCGGGTGTGGCCTCGCATTCGGGAGTGGACTTTACGCGCGGACGTTCGGCGGTGCTGGAATTGGCGCGTTTGCTGTTGAAGGTGGAGAAGTTCACGGACCTGGAGACTGGGCTGACGGTCAATCCGGGAGTAATTGGCGGTGGAACGCGGTCGAATGTGATCGCCGCGCATGCCTGGGCTGAGGTGGATGTCCGCATTGCTCGTGCGGCCGATGCAGAACGTGTCGATCGCCTCTTTCATGGGCTTACTGTCGGTGATCCTGCCTGTTCGTTGCAGGTGAGCGGAGGCATCAATCGTCCGCCGATGGAGCGCGGCGAGGGGACAGTGCGTTTGTTTGAACAGGCACGGGCACTGGCGGCATCGCTGGGTATGGAATTGAAAGAAGCCTCTACGGGTGGCGGATCCGATGGCAATTTCACTGCGGGTATTGGTGTGCCAACACTGGACGGCATGGGCGCGGTGGGCGAAGGCGCACATGCTGCGCATGAATCGCTGCTGCTGGATCATTTGTTGCTGTTGCCGCGCACGCTGTTGCTGGCTGCAATGATCGCTTCCGGGAAATAGGCTGACTTCGTGGCGTGATGTGCCGCTTCTTCAGACCCAATGGTTTAGCGCGATACAATGAACCTCGGGATTTTGAAAGCCTTTCGCGCGCATATTCCCACCAGTTCAAGGCAAGACATTAGGAGTTTTCACCATGGCGATTCCCGCCACACAAATGCGCCCCGGCATGGTCATCAAGCACAACGAGAAGCTGCACTCGGTCTTCTCTGTTGAGCACCGCACCCCCGGCAACCTTCGCGCCTTCATCCAGGCAAAGCTGCGCAACCTGGAATCGGGTGCCATGTTTGAGCACCGCTTCCGCTCCGGCGACGCGATCGACCGCGTGATCGTGGACGATGTGGAGATGGAGTTCCTGTACCAGGACGGCGAAGAGTACGTTTTCATGGACATGAGCAACTACGAACAGACGTCGCTGGGTCGTGACATCCTGGGCGATGCTGTGGACTACATGCTGCCAAACATCAAGGTGGACATCAGCTTTATCGACGGCAAGCCGGTGGGTGTGGAACTGCCCAACGTGGTGGAGATGACGGTTGTAGAGACGGAGCCGGGCATCAAGTCCGCAACTGCGTCGTCCGTCACCAAGCCTGCCAAGACCGAAACCGGCCTGGTGGTGCAGGTGCCGCCGTTCATCAACGAAGGCGAGAAGATCCGCATCGACACGGCAGAAGGCGCATACATGAGCCGCGCGTAAGCATCATGACACGTTCCGATTTTCAGCTACTTGCCGAGTTGCGCCTTCAGGAGGCGCAACTTCTGCTTTCTGTGGGAAGTTATAGTGGCGCTTATTATCTCGCCGGTTATGTTGTGGAATGCGCTTTGAAAGCTTGCATTGCGAAATCAACTCAGGCGTATGATTTTCCTGACAGGAAGCGAACGAACGATTCGTACAGTCACGATGTTGCCTCGCTTTTGAAAACTGCTGGTCTGGAATCGGCGCTTAAGTATGCGAGACAGGACAAGCCGGGACTGGGCACGCGTTGGGAGATTGCGCGGGAGTGGAATGAGGGTAGCCGCTACCGAATCTGGCAAAAGGCCGACGCTGCGTTTCTATTGGAAGCGGTTGATAATTCTCAGGAAGGAGTGCTTGCATGGCTGAAACAACACTGGTAGGGTTCGATGTTGCATCGGGCGAAAAAGTTTTGGACGGTCTTCGCGAAGCTGGTGTCCGCATTGCTGTCGCTCTTTGGGCCAAAACCAGTGACTATGATGAACCGCGGCTTTTCATCGCTTCTCCGGATTTCAACTCTGCATCGAAGCTCGAGGCATATACCCGTGTGGATCGCGCAATCCAGTCGAAGTTCGTTTGGTCTGCACCTAACATCATGGTTCTTCCGATGACTGATCCAATGATCGTTGTACTGCAACGGCTGTTTGGCAGTACCCGTAGCGTGTCAGGTATGCGTCTTGGCGGCCAGATGATCGGCAATCGCTATCTTGAGGATGCATACGTCTATCAAATTGAGAACGCGAAGGCTGCCTGAATCTTCTTAAGTGGCATGGGGCTGACATGCAAGGTTCCACTGTGAAGAAGTCCATGATTCGTGCTGCGTTCATGGTCGCGTTCTCAGTTTTGTGTTGTTCGGCGTTCGCGCAATCGATAAAACCGACGCCGCCCGGCGGTGAACCGCTGCAATGGATGGCGGTTTCCATTCACCAGATGGATCCCGCGCATGAGAACAATGCGTCTGCTAACGATCAGCCGAACGGTATCTCCGAACGCGGTGCGCCGCTGGCTTCGCTGATCTCGCAGGCCTATAACTTCGGCATCATGCCCATGCGCGACGACGAGATTATGGGGCTGCCGAGTTGGGCGAAGTCCGCACGATACGACGTGGACGCACGTGTCGCCCCGGAAGATGTGCCTGCCTTCAAAAAACTCTCGGGGATGTCCACCTCCGATACCATTACCGCGTTCTCAACCCGCACTTACACCGGCGAGATGCTGATGGAGCAGGCGCTGTTGACCGAACGCTTTCATTTGAAGATGCATTGGGAGAAGGGCGAGCGCAACGTTTACATGCTGACCGCAGCCAAGGGCGGCGCTCGTTTGAAGCCAACCGCGTCTGATCCGAATCATGGCAGCATCTCCTTTTCGTCTGGACGCATTACCAGCAAGGCGGTGCCGGTGGTGTTCTTCGCATCCATCCTTGAGATGCCGGCAGACCGCAAGATTGTGGATAAGACAGGGTTGACCGGATCGTATGACATGGACCTGCACTTCTCCTCGTCGAACCTGAGTGCTAACACCGGCGACGCCAACAACAACGATCCGGATTTCTTCACCGCATTGCAGGAACAGCTTGGACTGAAGCTGCAGCCAGCGAAGATGGAGATTCCGATTCTTGTGGTGGATCACATCGATCCGCCTACGGATAACTAGGGCGTATCGACATATTCACTTACGCCGGTGTGCGGCGATTTGTTGCAGTGGGTGGATGGGAGTGTTGCGTTACGAACTAAGCGAAGCGCAGTGGCGGCGGATTGAGCCATTGCTGCCTGGTCGAGCCGGTTTGGTGGGACGTCCTGCGGAAGACAACCGGCGATTCGTGAACGGTGTGTTGTGGGTGATTCGTTCTGGGATGCGCTGGGCCGATCTTCCCGAGCGTTACGGCAAGTACAAGAGCGTGCACAAGCGGTTCGTGCGCTGGGCGCGGGCGGGTGTGTGGGACCGTATCTTCGCCGACTTAGTGCGTGACCGGCAGAACCCTTACCTGATGCTGGATTCGACCATCGTCAAGGCTCACCAGCAAGCGGCCACGGGCCGCAAAAAAGGGGCGACAAGGCTCTGGGGCGAAGCCGAGGCGGTCTGACGACCAAGGTGCATCTGCTGGTCAACGGCGAAGGCGAGCCACTGGAGTTTCGCCTCTCCCCAGGTCAACGCAGCGATTACACCGAGGCCATTGCTCTGCTCGGCCAACGCAGGGTACAGGCAGTCATCGCCGATCGAGGATATGACAGCCAGGCCATCGTTGAGCATGCCCAACGGATGGGGCAACGGTCGTCATCCCCTCCAAAATCAATCGCCGACGACAACGCCTCCACGACCCCAACCTCTATAGGCTTCGCAACCGCATCGAGCGCTGCTTCAACCAACTCAAACAGTTCCGCAGATTCGCCACCCGATACTGCAAATACGCCGTGTCCTTCGCCGCCACAGTTGCCCTCGCCTGCTCATGGTTACATCTCAAACAATTTGTCGATACAGCCTAGCCACAAAGGAAAAAGGGCACGGATGCATCCGTGCCCTTTGTTGTTTCTCTTTGGGGAGTGGCTAGCTCAGGCTTTGAGTGCAGCCGCCAACTCTGCAAAGGCAACTTTGCTTTGCGCGCCGTCTGCAAACTGCTTCACCGTGGCAATGCTGGTAGTCACTTCGTCTTCGCCCAGGATGACGATGCTGCGGGCAATGCGGTCTGCATTCTCGAAGCTCTTCTTCAGACGGAAGTTGCCGTCGCCCACTTCCACTTCCAGACCGGCGGCGCGCAACGTGCGTGCCAGTGCCAGTGCTGCAGGATTCTGTGCCGTGGACAACGGGGCAATGTATGCGTCGATCTTTGTTGCAGCTGGTTCGCCTTCCGCAATCGCACGCGACTCTTCCAGTGCCTGCAGCGTCAGAATGAGGCGGTCTTCACCAATCGCGAAGCCGATGCCGGGAGCCTTGGGGCCGCCAAGCATTTCGCTCAGGCCGTCATAACGTCCGCCGCCCAGCAGCGCGTTCTGTGTGCCGAGGCCAAGGTCGACGGTGAACTCGAACGTGGTGCGCGTGTAGTAATCCAGACCACGAACGAGTCGCGGAT is part of the Terriglobus sp. RCC_193 genome and encodes:
- a CDS encoding ArsR/SmtB family transcription factor codes for the protein MGKKDKTEREETSAQDNAEERSMIAITRALADPTRLSVFRRIANKENSTCMDLRGCLEMNPATLSHHMRQLESAGLIETHRDGKFVRAEVRRKVWKNYLSYLKELA
- the efp gene encoding elongation factor P — encoded protein: MAIPATQMRPGMVIKHNEKLHSVFSVEHRTPGNLRAFIQAKLRNLESGAMFEHRFRSGDAIDRVIVDDVEMEFLYQDGEEYVFMDMSNYEQTSLGRDILGDAVDYMLPNIKVDISFIDGKPVGVELPNVVEMTVVETEPGIKSATASSVTKPAKTETGLVVQVPPFINEGEKIRIDTAEGAYMSRA
- a CDS encoding M20 family metallopeptidase; this translates as MSSDLHLLQTALTKTSDRWLSRLRALVECESPTEDAAAVNRAMDMAIAWAEELGGRVMRHPQTGYGDVVELWFGDQANGRKPLMLLGHLDTVWPLGTLAGMPWRQEADAQGRMRLWGPGVLDMKAGVVMALAAVEAVQQNGGLSQPVVLLLNPDEETGSEVSRPHTERIARECEAVFVLEPAQGLPGTTEDAAYKTARKGVGHYRLDVAGVASHSGVDFTRGRSAVLELARLLLKVEKFTDLETGLTVNPGVIGGGTRSNVIAAHAWAEVDVRIARAADAERVDRLFHGLTVGDPACSLQVSGGINRPPMERGEGTVRLFEQARALAASLGMELKEASTGGGSDGNFTAGIGVPTLDGMGAVGEGAHAAHESLLLDHLLLLPRTLLLAAMIASGK
- a CDS encoding LacI family DNA-binding transcriptional regulator; translated protein: MVKNANPGTGGVTLQAVAEAAGVTIATASRSLNDAYGVHPETKARVQRIAEQLHYKPNRFARGLVTGRSDMVGLIVSDIRNSYFAEVARGVEDAALESGRDVMLCNSDLNAERQMKSVNSLLDKRAEAIIMNSVASLSREDQQKIAAAGVPIVLLNRPGRDTTFSTVNADNDKGGRLAAECLLRNGHRKVINLTGPKKHANLSRRSAAFVKTMEAQRSARVRTIHTINTMQGGYEAAIEIFRKLNGETAIATGNDAMAFGVMRAAIEAGVRIPRDISLIGFDDVELSAMTFPPLTTVRQPKYEVGRAAVEIVQQLLTSGSKTPIHRVVDVELVERSSVAKLSAR
- the folK gene encoding 2-amino-4-hydroxy-6-hydroxymethyldihydropteridine diphosphokinase, yielding MPLAAIALGSNLGDRKATLTDAVRSLASVGRVVAVSPWIETEPVGYTDQPEFVNGAALIDTELAPVLLLQNLLQIEREHGRDRSHGIEKGPRTLDLDLLLYANTVMETPELTLPHPEMHCRRFVLEPLASIAPEMIHPVLLRTVRQLLQELDAYTA
- the lpxC gene encoding UDP-3-O-acyl-N-acetylglucosamine deacetylase, which gives rise to MDLGQSPHRECTLQEAVCFNGVGLHSGAPVTMRLVPAAPGSGIVFRRTDLDNFEIPANGRNVAKVSYATSLMRQGVLISTTEHLLSAFIGCGVDNVIVEIDNLEVPILDGSALPYVEAFERVGIQQQRRRREYLRILKPVEVTEKSKDGLKFIGVYPGKGYQIDYSIDFPAPIGTSRFLGDLQTGAYADLIAPARTFGFREDEPMLRNMGLIRGADDTCAIIIGEKKVQNGPLRFPDEFVRHKVLDLIGDLALAGRRIQGRVVAERAGHAMHTALVSTLLKDRSAWELAPEFDEEPTLESSLNAAFATPVHA
- a CDS encoding SDR family NAD(P)-dependent oxidoreductase encodes the protein MGKLSGKVALVTGASKGIGAAIAEDLAANGASVVVNYASSKAGADVVVERITKAGGKAIAVGANVAKPEEISKLIDETVKAYGKIDVLVNNAGIFDFAPLEAITPEHFHSQFNTNVLGLLLTTQAAVPHFPAEGGSVINISSVVATLAPAHGSVYSATKGAVDTITLSLSKELGPKKIRVNSVSPGMVVTEGAISKGFIGSPFEAKAVEETPLGRVGQPDDIATATTFFATDDARWVTGQIIKVSGGAR
- the tgt gene encoding tRNA guanosine(34) transglycosylase Tgt, with translation MSLRFEIHRTENSMRRATLHLPHGSVETPVFMPVGTAASVKAVPQDILETLGDDGRGAEIILANTYHLYLRPGHELIRRAGGVHKFMSWNRPMLTDSGGFQVFSLAALRKITAEGVEFRSHLDGSKHFFSPEHSIDVQIALGADIIMAFDECTEHPATYERTRDSMALTHAWAQRSLDHFHTHCQDVPWFPELGQRQNLYGIVQGGMYKDLRTESANRLLEMRAANGEGFDGYAIGGLAVGEPREVTREIIAHTLELLPKDKPRYVMGVGYPDEIVEYAQMGVDQMDCVLPTRAARHALLFTSEGRLNIRGKKFSEDHGPADPECHCPVCRRYSRAYLRHLFHTGEPLAATLASVHNLSFYLDTMRKLRGERIAG
- a CDS encoding HEPN domain-containing protein; this encodes MTRSDFQLLAELRLQEAQLLLSVGSYSGAYYLAGYVVECALKACIAKSTQAYDFPDRKRTNDSYSHDVASLLKTAGLESALKYARQDKPGLGTRWEIAREWNEGSRYRIWQKADAAFLLEAVDNSQEGVLAWLKQHW
- a CDS encoding TIGR03435 family protein; this translates as MIRAAFMVAFSVLCCSAFAQSIKPTPPGGEPLQWMAVSIHQMDPAHENNASANDQPNGISERGAPLASLISQAYNFGIMPMRDDEIMGLPSWAKSARYDVDARVAPEDVPAFKKLSGMSTSDTITAFSTRTYTGEMLMEQALLTERFHLKMHWEKGERNVYMLTAAKGGARLKPTASDPNHGSISFSSGRITSKAVPVVFFASILEMPADRKIVDKTGLTGSYDMDLHFSSSNLSANTGDANNNDPDFFTALQEQLGLKLQPAKMEIPILVVDHIDPPTDN